A genomic region of Desulfosarcina ovata subsp. ovata contains the following coding sequences:
- a CDS encoding zf-HC2 domain-containing protein, translating into MVCGEIRKQLAAWADGELPAREMDRVERHLEECPACRMEARAERQVVAALDALPAVIAPAGFLRRARRAFRAGLVRPGLVQWWQQLNLTMRGAVCGAALAGLLCGAVLGTSLTTLTGDSPATPYQTFYASQGIFP; encoded by the coding sequence ATGGTGTGTGGTGAAATCAGAAAACAATTGGCGGCCTGGGCGGATGGTGAGTTGCCGGCCCGGGAGATGGATCGGGTGGAACGGCATTTGGAAGAATGCCCGGCCTGCCGGATGGAAGCCCGGGCGGAACGGCAGGTGGTGGCGGCGCTTGATGCACTGCCGGCCGTGATCGCACCGGCCGGTTTTTTGCGCCGGGCGCGGCGGGCGTTTCGGGCTGGCCTGGTGAGGCCCGGCCTGGTGCAGTGGTGGCAGCAGCTGAACCTGACCATGCGCGGTGCGGTATGCGGCGCCGCCCTGGCCGGCCTTTTGTGCGGCGCGGTGCTGGGCACCAGCCTCACCACCCTTACTGGCGACAGCCCGGCGACCCCCTACCAGACCTTCTATGCCAGCCAGGGGATCTTCCCGTGA